Proteins encoded together in one Microcebus murinus isolate Inina chromosome 18, M.murinus_Inina_mat1.0, whole genome shotgun sequence window:
- the CD300LD gene encoding CMRF35-like molecule 5 isoform X2, translated as MWLCPALLLVILSGYSTAENLLTGPGAARGRERGSLTVQCRYEPRWETHRKWWCRGADFRSCRILVMTTGSEQEVRRDRVSIRDRHKNHTFTVTMEELRRDDADTYWCGIERTGIDLSVPVEVTIDPGYSTSSNPLTGPGAARGRERGSLTVQCRYEPGLERHRKWWCRGAHWRSCRILVMTTGSEQEVKKDRVSIRDSHKNHTFTVTMEELRRDDADTYWCGMERTGIDPGVRVEVTIAPAPGRTTMAASVAFTPSTSMKTTSSVTRSLLGSTYFLLLVLLELPLILSMLGVVLWVNRPWRGSAGRPGRRDDENR; from the exons ATGTGGCTGTGCCCTGCTCTGCTCCTGGTCATCCTGTCAG GCTACTCCACTGCTGAGAATCTACTCACTGGTCCAGGAGCAGCAAGAGGCCGGGAGCGGGGCTCACTGACTGTGCAGTGTCGTTATGAGCCACGCTGGGAAACCCACAGGAAGTGGTGGTGTCGAGGCGCAGATTTTCGCAGCTGTAGGATCCTTGTCATGACCACTGGATCAGAGCAGGAAGTGAGGAGGGACCGTGTGTCCATCAGGGACAGACACAAAAACCACACGTTCACGGTGACCATGGAGGAGCTCAGGAGAGATGACGCTGACACTTACTGGTGTGGGATCGAGAGAACCGGAATTGACCTTTCAGTCCCAGTTGAGGTGACCATTGACCCAG GCTACTCCACTTCCAGTAATCCACTCACTGGTCCAGGAGCAGCAAGAGGCCGGGAGCGGGGCTCACTGACCGTGCAGTGTCGTTATGAGCCAGGCTTGGAAAGGCACAGGAAGTGGTGGTGTCGAGGCGCTCATTGGCGCAGCTGCAGGATCCTTGTCATGACCACTGGATCAGAGCAGGAGGTGAAGAAGGACCGTGTGTCCATCAGGGACAGTCACAAAAACCACACGTTCACGGTGACCATGGAGGAGCTCAGGAGAGACGACGCTGACACTTACTGGTGTGGGATGGAGAGAACCGGAATTGACCCTGGGGTCCGAGTTGAGGTGACCATTGCCCCAG CCCCAGGAAGGACAACCATGGCGGCAAGTGTGGCTTTCACACCTTCAACCAGTATGAAGACCACCAGCTCTGTCACCAG GTCCCTGCTCGGCAGCACCTACTTCCTGCTGCTGGTGCTCCTGGAGCTGCCCCTGATCCTGAGCATGCTGGGCGTCGTCCTCTGGGTGAACAGGCCCTGGAGAGGCTCTGCAGGGAGGCCGGGTCGGCGCGATGATGAGAACCGGTAG
- the CD300LD gene encoding CMRF35-like molecule 5 isoform X1, which yields MWLCPALLLVILSDLCFLGYSTAENLLTGPGAARGRERGSLTVQCRYEPRWETHRKWWCRGADFRSCRILVMTTGSEQEVRRDRVSIRDRHKNHTFTVTMEELRRDDADTYWCGIERTGIDLSVPVEVTIDPGYSTSSNPLTGPGAARGRERGSLTVQCRYEPGLERHRKWWCRGAHWRSCRILVMTTGSEQEVKKDRVSIRDSHKNHTFTVTMEELRRDDADTYWCGMERTGIDPGVRVEVTIAPAPGRTTMAASVAFTPSTSMKTTSSVTRSLLGSTYFLLLVLLELPLILSMLGVVLWVNRPWRGSAGRPGRRDDENR from the exons ATGTGGCTGTGCCCTGCTCTGCTCCTGGTCATCCTGTCAG ATTTGTGTTTTCTAGGCTACTCCACTGCTGAGAATCTACTCACTGGTCCAGGAGCAGCAAGAGGCCGGGAGCGGGGCTCACTGACTGTGCAGTGTCGTTATGAGCCACGCTGGGAAACCCACAGGAAGTGGTGGTGTCGAGGCGCAGATTTTCGCAGCTGTAGGATCCTTGTCATGACCACTGGATCAGAGCAGGAAGTGAGGAGGGACCGTGTGTCCATCAGGGACAGACACAAAAACCACACGTTCACGGTGACCATGGAGGAGCTCAGGAGAGATGACGCTGACACTTACTGGTGTGGGATCGAGAGAACCGGAATTGACCTTTCAGTCCCAGTTGAGGTGACCATTGACCCAG GCTACTCCACTTCCAGTAATCCACTCACTGGTCCAGGAGCAGCAAGAGGCCGGGAGCGGGGCTCACTGACCGTGCAGTGTCGTTATGAGCCAGGCTTGGAAAGGCACAGGAAGTGGTGGTGTCGAGGCGCTCATTGGCGCAGCTGCAGGATCCTTGTCATGACCACTGGATCAGAGCAGGAGGTGAAGAAGGACCGTGTGTCCATCAGGGACAGTCACAAAAACCACACGTTCACGGTGACCATGGAGGAGCTCAGGAGAGACGACGCTGACACTTACTGGTGTGGGATGGAGAGAACCGGAATTGACCCTGGGGTCCGAGTTGAGGTGACCATTGCCCCAG CCCCAGGAAGGACAACCATGGCGGCAAGTGTGGCTTTCACACCTTCAACCAGTATGAAGACCACCAGCTCTGTCACCAG GTCCCTGCTCGGCAGCACCTACTTCCTGCTGCTGGTGCTCCTGGAGCTGCCCCTGATCCTGAGCATGCTGGGCGTCGTCCTCTGGGTGAACAGGCCCTGGAGAGGCTCTGCAGGGAGGCCGGGTCGGCGCGATGATGAGAACCGGTAG